In Procambarus clarkii isolate CNS0578487 chromosome 6, FALCON_Pclarkii_2.0, whole genome shotgun sequence, one DNA window encodes the following:
- the LOC123753488 gene encoding mucin-22-like, which yields MQAGTQRAMQAGTQRAMQVGTQRAMQAGTQRAMQAGTQRAMQAGTQRAMQAGMQRAMQAGTQRAMQAGTQRAMQAGTQRAMQAGTQRAMQAGTQRAMQAGTQRAMQAGRQAGWLTGLSTTGSQLTVPSTTGSQLTVPSTTGSQLTGLSTTGSQLTVPSTTGSQLTVPSTTGSQLTVPSTIGSQLTVPSTTGSQLTVPSTTGSQLTVPSTTGSQLTVPSTTGSQLTAPSTTGSQLTVLSTTGSQLTVPSTTGSQLTVPSTTGSQLTVPSTTGSQLTTPSTTGSQLTVPSTTGSQLTVPSTTGSQLTVPSTTGSQLTVSSTTSTQLTS from the exons ATGCAGGCAGGCACGCAGAGAGCCATGCAGGCAGGCACGCAGAGAGCCATGCAGGTAGGCACGCAGAGAGCCATGCAGGCAGGCACGCAGAGAGCCATGCAGGCAGGCACGCAGAGAGCCATGCAGGCAGGCACGCAGAGAGCCATGCAGGCAGGCATGCAGAGAGCCATGCAGGCAGGCACGCAGAGAGCCATGCAGGCAGGCACGCAGAGAGCCATGCAGGCAGGCACGCAGAGAGCCATGCAGGCAGGCACGCAGAGAGCCATGCAGGCAGGCACGCAGAGAGCCATGCAGGCAGGCACGCAGAGAgccatgcaggcaggcaggcaggcaggctgg CTGACTGGACTCTCTACCACCGGCTCACAGCTGACCGTACCCTCTACCACCGGCTCACAGCTGACCGTACCCTCTACCACCGGCTCACAGCTGACTGGACTCTCTACCACCGGCTCACAGCTGACTGTACCCTCTACCACCGGCTCACAGCTGACCGTACCCTCTACCACCGGCTCACAGCTGACCGTACCCTCTACCATCGGTTCACAGCTGACCGTACCCTCTACCACCGGCTCACAGCTGACTGTACCCTCTACCACCGGTTCACAGCTGACCGTACCCTCTACCACCGGCTCACAGCTGACCGTACCCTCTACCACCGGCTCACAGCTGACCGCACCCTCTACCACCGGCTCACAGCTGACCGTACTCTCTACCACCGGCTCACAGCTGACCGTACCCTCTACCACCGGCTCACAGCTGACCGTACCCTCTACCACCGGCTCACAGCTGACCGTACCCTCTACCACCGGCTCACAGctgaccacaccctctaccaccggcTCACAGCTGACCGTACCCTCTACCACCGGCTCACAGCTGACCGTACCCTCTACCACCGGCTCACAGCTGACCGTACCCTCTACCACCGGCTCACAGCTGACCGTATCCTCTACCACCAGCACACAACTGACCAGCTGA